The region GTGGCATGAAAATGCGCCTCCACTAGGCCAGGCATGATCGTTCCGCCATTTGCGTCGACCCGCACGGCGTCTTCCGCGACGGGAGGCATCTCGCGAGCTGGGCCCACAAAACGGATGACGCCTGACTCAACCACGACGGCACCATCCTTGATGCGATCGGAGCCAGTGCCGTCCAAGATTTGCCCGTTGTGAATGAGCATCGTGCCGGTGGCCGTCTTCATTGAGGGTCCTTGGGTTTGGCGTCTGTGGCCGCAGGTCTGCTTTCGATTCCGGACGTTGACGTTGCATCGCCCGCCCGGTAACATGGATACTGGATCCAGAATCCAAGATATAAACCGTCCGAGCTCGCGTCAACGGACGCTTCATCTAGCAAGCCAATCGCGTGATGGAATCAGTTCAATTCAACACCCCCGTTAAAAAGGTTTCGCTGGTTGAGTCGGTCTACCAGACGATCGTCGAAGCGATCGTTTCCGGGCAATTGGCACCGGGGACGATTGTCAATTCTGTAGCCATTGCCGAACAGCTTGGCGTCAGTCGAACGCCGGTCAAAGAATCCATTCGATTGCTTGTCCGTGACGGATTGCTCCGTCAGGAAAGCAACCATAAGGCGCAGGTGGCAAAGTTCTCGCCGGTCGAAATTCGTGAGATCTACGAGGTGCGGCTGGCACTGGAGTCGAAGGCCGCCGAAAGAGCCGCCACTCGAATTTCTGACGACGCTTTACGGGCCTTGCGTTTCGAAGCGGAACGATTGCGTGACAGCCGTAGTGACGTTGATTGGGCGGCAAAGGCGATCGACTATGACATTCGATTTCACGCCGCAATCGCGCAAGCCGCAGATAATTCCCGACTTGGCGATGAGATAAACCGCTACCGCTTGCTTGTACGTAGCTTCTGCTTGCTAACCGGGCGTGAAGCAATCCTCGAGCAGGCGCTTAATGAGCACATCCTCATTCTCGATGCACTCGCCAGCCGGAAGCCATCGCGAGCACGCAAGGCGATGGAGTCGCACATACTGGCGAGGCTCAAGGCCACCGCCGAGCAGGTCAAATCCTAATGCTAATGACTAGGGCTGATGACAGATTCGGTGACATTGCGGTGCCCCATCAAACATTTCTTCGCATTGATTGCCAATGGCTTGATTGCCCAGAAGGAATGGCCATCTGCGGCTTAGAAACTGAATTCTCGCCTCGGGCTCCAGCGTTTCGCTCCGACTCGATCTTAGGATTAGCCGCATGGAGTTAGCCACGGCTTCGGTGTAACAACCGGGACGAACGCCGGTCGGTTGATAACTCTAACCCATGTTTTCAAATGGAACGAAGCTCTAGGTCCATCTCGAGTGTTTCGGCCTTGCCCAGCCCGCCGTAAAAACCAACGCGTCACGACCGCGTTTAATCAATGAAATTCGTATTAGGTAATTCGTAGCCCCGGAGCACTTGCCGAGATGATAAACAAACCCAGCGGAACGGTTGGCGATGGATCGAAAGGTTCGTCTCGTAGAAATTTCATAAAGACAACCACGGGATTTGTTGCCGCGGGGGCGGCGGTTCCCCAGAAGGACGTGCGGTCGGGTGATTCGATCGATAGCCCAAAGCGTGTGCTGATTGTGGTCGGCCCCAGCGGACATCCGCCGGGCACCCATGAAGTTGCAGCCGGCGGTCGACTGATGAAGCACTCCCTAGAGCACATGGAGAATCTGCCTGGCGTGCAGACAGATGTGGTCGAAGGCTGGCCCTCAAAAACTTCCCGTGACTCGGCATCGACGATCGTTTTCATTGGCGATCTGTTTCCTCCAAACCGGCTTCCGAACCCGCAGCAGAACCTTATTGACCTGGATGAGATGATGGGGCGTGGCGTGGGCATCGTGTGCATTCACTACGCAACGGGTTTACTGGGCAAAGACGTCAAGCCTGATGGCGATCACCCGCTGCTACGTTGGATGGGTGGCTACTTTGCCAATCGTTCTTGTCCGCATCATGAATCGTTCGCCAGGGTATTCCCAAAAGCCACGATTGCTCCCGCCGAGCCAGGCCATCCGATCGCGCGTGGTTGGAATGAGTTCACGCTTCGGGACGAGCCGTACTTTAATAATTACTTCGGTGGCGATGGAAACGAGCAAGCCTCGTCCGTAACCGCCATCGCGACCTCGATGCTTCCACCGGAAGCCCCCAAGCCCGAGACAGTCGCTTGGTGTACCGAGCGAAGCGACGGCGGCCGTGGCTTCGCCGTCGTCATGCCCCACTATTACAAGAATTGGCGCGACGAAGACCTGCGACGCTTGATCCTCAACGGCATTGTGTGGAGCGCGAAGATCGAAGTTCCGAGTGGTGGTGTGGCAACCCAGACGCCAAACCTAGCCGACTTTGATCCACAGGCTGTCTAACACCGACCGCGACGATGGGGAGGCGCCGAAGGACTCCGCCGCTAGGCCGTCAGGTCGCAGATTCGCGATCGCGACATGAATTTCTGAATTTGGCGTTTTTTTCTCCACCAAGGGGTAACCTTACCGCTTTAGCTGCCATAGTAGGGCGATGGCGGAGCAAGAACCCACGACCGATCAGCCCCTAGAAGACGCGATTCGACGCGCTCAATGCGGTGAAACGCGGGCTTACGAATGCGTCGTATGCCGCTTCGAAACTCCCCTCCGCGCCTGGCTGGCCGGCCAAGGCCCACCAGGAATCGATGTCGATGACCTTGCCCAGCGAACGTTTGTTGCGGCCTACTCGCGACTAAGCGATTACTCTCCTAATACTTGCTTTGAAGCTTGGTTGTACACGATCGCCCGCTATCAATTAAAAACCGAAACCACGCGATTGCGGCGAATCGCTGACTATCACGCACGTTACGCACCAGATTTATTACAGCGTGAACTTGATCGTCGGGCGAATGAGCCGACCGAGTTTCAATCGAACCGTTTAGAAGTGCTTCAAGGCTGCGTCGATTCACTGGCCGAGCATCTTCAACGCTTCATCCGTTGGCGATACGACGAAGAGATTCCGCTCGAAGAAATGGCTCAGCGAAGTGACCGTTCCGTCGCCGCAGTCAAAAAGCAACTTTGGCAGATTCGTCAGCGGCTTCAGCAATGTGTGGAGCGTCGTTCGATATCCGGTGAAGAGGGGGATTTTGCATGACACCGGAAGAACGTTTTGCCGTCCTGTGGACGGATTATCTCGAAGGCGAGTTGCAAGAGAGTTCACTTGCCGAGTTACGAGAGCTATTGGCCGACGATGAGCAGCGATTGCGCCATGCCGTCGACCTGTATCAGACACATCGGTTGTTGACGTTGGCCGCCGAACATCGTCCAGGAAGACAGCGTGAATTTGTTGATCGCGTGATGCAACGATTACCGCGAACGTCTGAGCGGTTCGTCGGTGACGTGATGGCGGACGTCGAATTACTTGCCGCGCCGAAACCGACGAAGACGTTGCCGACGCAGATCGACCAAGCAGGTCAACAAAGGCCACCGCTTCGACCGGCGACCGGCATCATGGTCGCCGCAGCAGTGGTACTACTTGCCATCGTTTCGGCGGCGATTTATCAGCAAAACCGTGGCCTTGACGTAAACGATCTCTCTTCGGAAATCGCTGAATCGCAATCACCGAAACGTTCGAGAGGAGACGGCGTTCGATTCGCGAATCTTGCTCACGCCAAATTCTTTGGGGAGTTGCAACCACCGGTTGATTCACCCTTGAAGCCGCAACGGGATTACGTCCTGATGAAGGGGCTGGCCGAAGTCCGATTTCCGGCCGGTGCGTCGGCGATCATCGAAGGCCCGGCAGTCTTCCGCGTCGTTTCCGACGATTGCCTGGGGATGGACATTGGAAAATGCAGCGTGCATGCCCCCGACGGTGCGGAAGGGTTTCGTATCGAGACTCCGATGATGCGGGTCGTCGATCGTGGCACTCGCTTCACTGTCAATGTCGCTGAAACCAGCGAAACCGAAGTCCACGTCGTCGAAGGAGCGGCGGACATTTACGAAAACGAAGACTCGCCGGTCGACCAAACAATCAACACGAATGTCGACGTAACCCCAAAAACACAAGTTCGATTGACCGATGGTCAGGCACAACGATTTGCCGTGACCTCGTCGCTTGCTTCCGATTCCATTCCTTACGATCCGAACCTCTATCGCCGCGGGCTGCCGGATCGAGTGATCGCTTATGAGGCGACAAGTAACGACGCGGGTTACGCTGATCGGTTGTTACGGTTGACGCTTCAACGCGATGGAATGATCGAAACCATCGACGCAGATCAGTTGATTCCGGCCCGCGTGACTTACTTCAATGCTTCACAGGGGGGCGGGTACTTGTGTGGACCCCGGTCGTTTTCGGGTGAGTCCGACCAGGCCAAGCTTGATGCAGCGGGTCATGAGACCACGCTCAACCGTCGCGCCGAATGGTCTTCCGATGATCGCTTGGTAACAGGGGTGATTAATCCGGGCGGAAGCAAGCGACCTCTGAAATCCGATCCGGTCTTGTTAGGTGATGACACCACACCAGGTATGGCGATTCGATTTGATGAACCGATCGTCAATGGGATCGGTGATGATCTGGTCATTTTTGATCTGCAAGCGTTTGCGAATCCACCGGACGGAGACGCGTTCCACCTCAGTCCGATGAAGTTTCGTGATGGCTTGCGTTCGTACACCGTTGAAATGTTTGATTTGACGATGGAGTCTCCCGGTGCGCGTGACTTGGCAGACTTTTTCGTCCACATGTATCCGTCCGTCGTGCGATCACTCGAAGAACTCGAATCACTACCGACCGAACCACGTCGGCAATCCATTCGCTTTCGCGGCTTGGTCGTTGGAATCGATTTAACGGACTTAGGTTATGCCCCGAATGAAACGGTCCAGGAGCTGTTCATTCAAGATGCGTTAGATGATAAGCATCATGTTGACCCTGTTTTGATCGGTGGCTTACCGCCACGACGGTAGCCCGCCGAGCTCGACAGTCAATTACCGAGAAGGAATCCCGCCTATGAATCCCACCTTCCGTTTTTTTTTGCAAACGGTCGCATGCACCGCGATCGTTCCGTTTGTCACCGGGACAATTGCCACTGCGAATGACGCTATCCGTTCGGAAGACGTGACGTTTTTCGAAACCGAAGTTCGCCCGCTGCTTGCATCGAAATGTGTGCAATGTCATGGCGAAGAAAAGCAACAAGGCGAACTGCGTTTGGATTCAATCACTGCGATGGTCGAAGG is a window of Roseiconus lacunae DNA encoding:
- a CDS encoding GntR family transcriptional regulator; this encodes MESVQFNTPVKKVSLVESVYQTIVEAIVSGQLAPGTIVNSVAIAEQLGVSRTPVKESIRLLVRDGLLRQESNHKAQVAKFSPVEIREIYEVRLALESKAAERAATRISDDALRALRFEAERLRDSRSDVDWAAKAIDYDIRFHAAIAQAADNSRLGDEINRYRLLVRSFCLLTGREAILEQALNEHILILDALASRKPSRARKAMESHILARLKATAEQVKS
- a CDS encoding ThuA domain-containing protein, with the protein product MINKPSGTVGDGSKGSSRRNFIKTTTGFVAAGAAVPQKDVRSGDSIDSPKRVLIVVGPSGHPPGTHEVAAGGRLMKHSLEHMENLPGVQTDVVEGWPSKTSRDSASTIVFIGDLFPPNRLPNPQQNLIDLDEMMGRGVGIVCIHYATGLLGKDVKPDGDHPLLRWMGGYFANRSCPHHESFARVFPKATIAPAEPGHPIARGWNEFTLRDEPYFNNYFGGDGNEQASSVTAIATSMLPPEAPKPETVAWCTERSDGGRGFAVVMPHYYKNWRDEDLRRLILNGIVWSAKIEVPSGGVATQTPNLADFDPQAV
- a CDS encoding sigma-70 family RNA polymerase sigma factor: MAEQEPTTDQPLEDAIRRAQCGETRAYECVVCRFETPLRAWLAGQGPPGIDVDDLAQRTFVAAYSRLSDYSPNTCFEAWLYTIARYQLKTETTRLRRIADYHARYAPDLLQRELDRRANEPTEFQSNRLEVLQGCVDSLAEHLQRFIRWRYDEEIPLEEMAQRSDRSVAAVKKQLWQIRQRLQQCVERRSISGEEGDFA
- a CDS encoding FecR domain-containing protein yields the protein MTPEERFAVLWTDYLEGELQESSLAELRELLADDEQRLRHAVDLYQTHRLLTLAAEHRPGRQREFVDRVMQRLPRTSERFVGDVMADVELLAAPKPTKTLPTQIDQAGQQRPPLRPATGIMVAAAVVLLAIVSAAIYQQNRGLDVNDLSSEIAESQSPKRSRGDGVRFANLAHAKFFGELQPPVDSPLKPQRDYVLMKGLAEVRFPAGASAIIEGPAVFRVVSDDCLGMDIGKCSVHAPDGAEGFRIETPMMRVVDRGTRFTVNVAETSETEVHVVEGAADIYENEDSPVDQTINTNVDVTPKTQVRLTDGQAQRFAVTSSLASDSIPYDPNLYRRGLPDRVIAYEATSNDAGYADRLLRLTLQRDGMIETIDADQLIPARVTYFNASQGGGYLCGPRSFSGESDQAKLDAAGHETTLNRRAEWSSDDRLVTGVINPGGSKRPLKSDPVLLGDDTTPGMAIRFDEPIVNGIGDDLVIFDLQAFANPPDGDAFHLSPMKFRDGLRSYTVEMFDLTMESPGARDLADFFVHMYPSVVRSLEELESLPTEPRRQSIRFRGLVVGIDLTDLGYAPNETVQELFIQDALDDKHHVDPVLIGGLPPRR